Proteins encoded within one genomic window of Paludisphaera rhizosphaerae:
- a CDS encoding anion transporter has protein sequence MSTSSASIPLVSTIFGLTYLALAVGKIPGLRIDRAGIALVGASAMLAAGVLSMHEAARAVDYETIVLLFGMMIVVSYLRLAGFFALATDGIAARFSGAYSLLAVVIVMSGVLSAFLVNDVVCVAMTPLVLHLCERLKRPAIPYLIGLATASNIGSVATITGNPQNIIIGSMSQIPYLRFAAKLAPVAVIGLAINFAVVALVYRRTLAQKVEDGSIEQEPTRPRVHTGLLAKSVSVTLVAVALFFLGQPIALVALAAAGVLMLDRVRPEKIYGSLDWPLLVMFAGLFVVVHAFEVTVVHTWGLERWHALLQSPVVMVSGLSVVLSNLVSNVPAVLLFKPLMEVMPQKETAWLALAMSSTLAGNLTVLGSVANLIVVENARRAGTHLGFVEYLKVGVPLTIATTLVGVAWLSLVHY, from the coding sequence GTGTCGACGAGTTCGGCTTCCATACCCCTGGTCTCGACGATCTTCGGCCTAACGTATCTGGCGCTGGCCGTCGGCAAGATCCCCGGCCTGCGGATCGACCGGGCGGGGATCGCGCTGGTGGGGGCCTCCGCGATGCTCGCCGCGGGCGTGCTTTCCATGCACGAGGCGGCCAGGGCCGTGGACTATGAGACGATCGTCCTGCTCTTCGGCATGATGATCGTGGTCTCCTACCTCCGACTCGCCGGCTTCTTCGCGCTGGCGACCGACGGCATCGCCGCGCGGTTCTCGGGGGCCTATTCACTGCTGGCGGTCGTGATCGTCATGTCGGGCGTCCTCTCGGCGTTCCTGGTCAACGACGTCGTCTGCGTGGCGATGACCCCGCTCGTTCTTCACCTTTGCGAGCGGCTCAAGCGGCCGGCGATCCCCTACCTGATCGGCCTGGCGACGGCCTCAAACATCGGCTCGGTGGCAACGATCACGGGGAATCCCCAGAACATCATCATCGGCTCGATGTCTCAGATACCCTACCTGCGATTCGCGGCCAAGCTCGCGCCGGTGGCGGTGATCGGGCTGGCGATCAACTTCGCCGTGGTGGCGCTGGTCTACCGCCGGACGCTCGCCCAGAAGGTCGAGGACGGGTCGATTGAGCAGGAGCCGACCCGACCACGCGTCCACACGGGCCTGCTGGCCAAGAGCGTCTCCGTGACGCTCGTCGCGGTCGCGCTGTTCTTCCTGGGCCAGCCGATCGCCCTCGTGGCGCTGGCGGCTGCGGGGGTGCTGATGCTCGACCGGGTCCGCCCTGAGAAGATCTACGGCTCGCTGGACTGGCCCCTGCTGGTCATGTTCGCGGGGCTATTCGTGGTCGTGCACGCCTTCGAGGTCACCGTCGTCCACACCTGGGGACTGGAGCGCTGGCACGCCCTGCTTCAGTCGCCGGTGGTGATGGTGAGCGGGCTGTCGGTCGTGCTATCGAACCTCGTGTCGAACGTCCCGGCGGTCTTGCTGTTCAAGCCGCTGATGGAGGTCATGCCGCAGAAGGAAACGGCGTGGCTGGCCCTGGCGATGTCGAGCACGCTGGCGGGGAACCTGACGGTGCTGGGGTCGGTCGCCAACCTCATCGTCGTTGAGAACGCCCGTCGGGCCGGCACGCATCTGGGGTTCGTCGAGTACCTCAAGGTCGGCGTCCCCCTAACGATCGCGACGACCCTCGTGGGCGTCGCCTGGCTTTCGCTCGTCCACTATTGA
- a CDS encoding MFS transporter: MDGLNFFLADVRDGMGPFLGTFLRTDHQWDPGRVGIAMAASQIGTLLAQTPAGALIDRTRAKRFAVAVAAVLVAACCILLYLVPTFPVVVASQTLMGAAATIFPPAIAAVSLGLVGRALMPRRTGRNEAFNHAGNVVAAALAGGGAYFFGYGAMFILVAGMAVASAFVVMMIREDDIDHDLARGEDEGGEALGVGELFRDRRILIFIASAVLFHFANAAMLPLVGQKSGDGLKEGAAVVMSACIIVAQMVMVPVSLAASRLAASWGRKPVFLLGFAVLPVRGLLYCLSVNPAYLVAVQLLDGIGAGIFGVVSVLVIADLTRGTGRFNLTQGALATATGLGAGLSNVLAGFVVKEAGFDAGFVLLAAIAAVGAVFFALAMPETRPSEASAAGFGVDAADGAR; encoded by the coding sequence ATGGACGGGCTGAACTTCTTTCTCGCGGACGTCCGAGACGGGATGGGGCCGTTCCTGGGGACGTTCCTCCGGACCGACCATCAATGGGATCCGGGGCGGGTCGGCATCGCCATGGCGGCCTCGCAGATCGGCACGCTGCTGGCGCAGACGCCGGCGGGGGCGCTCATTGACCGCACCCGGGCGAAGCGGTTTGCCGTCGCGGTCGCCGCGGTGCTAGTCGCGGCGTGTTGCATCCTCCTGTATCTGGTTCCGACCTTTCCGGTCGTCGTCGCCTCGCAGACGCTGATGGGGGCGGCGGCGACGATCTTCCCGCCGGCGATCGCCGCGGTGTCGCTCGGGCTGGTCGGCCGGGCCCTGATGCCCAGGCGGACCGGCCGCAACGAGGCGTTCAACCACGCCGGCAACGTGGTCGCCGCGGCTCTGGCCGGCGGCGGAGCGTACTTCTTCGGCTACGGGGCGATGTTCATCCTGGTTGCCGGGATGGCGGTCGCCAGCGCCTTCGTCGTGATGATGATTCGCGAGGACGACATCGACCACGACCTGGCCCGCGGCGAGGACGAAGGGGGCGAGGCGCTGGGCGTCGGCGAGCTGTTCCGAGACCGGCGGATCCTGATCTTCATCGCCTCGGCGGTGCTCTTCCACTTCGCCAACGCCGCGATGCTGCCGCTGGTGGGGCAGAAGTCGGGCGACGGCCTCAAGGAAGGGGCGGCCGTCGTGATGTCGGCCTGCATCATCGTCGCGCAGATGGTTATGGTCCCGGTCTCGCTGGCGGCGAGCCGGTTGGCGGCCTCGTGGGGGAGGAAGCCGGTCTTCCTGCTGGGATTCGCCGTCCTGCCGGTGCGAGGCCTGCTTTATTGCCTGAGCGTCAACCCGGCCTACCTCGTCGCCGTGCAGTTGCTGGACGGCATCGGTGCGGGGATCTTCGGGGTGGTCTCCGTGCTGGTAATCGCCGACCTGACGAGGGGGACGGGTCGGTTCAACCTGACTCAAGGGGCGCTCGCGACGGCCACCGGCCTGGGTGCGGGGCTGAGCAACGTGCTCGCCGGATTCGTCGTCAAGGAAGCGGGCTTCGACGCCGGCTTCGTCCTGCTCGCCGCGATCGCCGCCGTGGGGGCGGTCTTCTTCGCGCTGGCGATGCCCGAGACCCGGCCGTCGGAAGCGAGCGCAGCGGGGTTTGGCGTGGACGCGGCGGATGGGGCCCGTTAG
- a CDS encoding sugar phosphate isomerase/epimerase family protein, producing MKLAFSSNAYLKHPFDETAARIAAAGYDGLELLADVPHAWPAGLLEGPKKAIREAMSRHGLAFSNINSFMMNAVADYRQPYWHPSFLEPDEAYRRVRIDHTRRALDLCAELGAPHITTEPGGPIPPGMSRAQAVDLFVETLKPLAAHAEKLGILLLIEPEPELLLERTDQYVEIHERVNSPALGLNFDVGHAFCMSEDLPRAIEALAPLTRHYHLEDIAATRVHHHMIPGDGVIDFAEVVAAIKSTCYDGWLTVELYPFQDDPDAAAKRAFEVLKPLVG from the coding sequence GTGAAACTCGCCTTCAGCTCGAACGCGTACTTGAAGCACCCCTTCGACGAGACCGCGGCGCGGATCGCCGCCGCCGGTTACGACGGCCTGGAACTCCTGGCCGACGTTCCCCACGCCTGGCCGGCCGGCCTGCTGGAGGGCCCCAAGAAGGCCATCCGCGAGGCCATGAGCCGCCACGGGCTCGCGTTCTCGAACATCAACTCGTTCATGATGAACGCGGTGGCCGACTACCGCCAACCGTACTGGCATCCGTCGTTCCTGGAGCCCGACGAGGCCTATCGCCGGGTCCGGATCGACCACACCCGCCGGGCGCTCGATCTCTGCGCCGAACTGGGCGCCCCACACATCACGACCGAGCCCGGCGGCCCGATCCCGCCGGGGATGTCGCGGGCGCAGGCCGTCGACCTGTTCGTGGAGACGCTCAAGCCGCTGGCCGCTCACGCCGAGAAGCTGGGGATTCTGCTCCTCATCGAGCCCGAGCCCGAGCTTCTGCTGGAGCGGACCGACCAGTACGTGGAGATCCACGAGCGCGTGAACTCCCCCGCGCTGGGGCTGAACTTTGACGTCGGCCACGCCTTCTGCATGTCCGAGGACCTCCCCCGGGCGATCGAGGCCCTGGCGCCGCTGACGCGACACTACCACCTGGAAGACATCGCCGCGACGCGGGTCCACCACCACATGATCCCCGGCGACGGCGTCATCGACTTCGCCGAGGTCGTGGCCGCGATCAAGTCAACCTGCTACGACGGCTGGCTGACCGTGGAACTCTACCCGTTCCAGGACGACCCCGACGCCGCGGCGAAGCGGGCGTTCGAGGTCCTCAAGCCGCTCGTCGGATGA
- a CDS encoding UbiA family prenyltransferase, with the protein MSRLRSTLQLVRLPNVLTAAADSLAGWLIVGGSLGDVARWLPLALASMGLYAAGMALNDWFDLEVDRLERPNRPLPSGRVPVGLAAAIGWGGLALGIALAALGGQRTFGVACALAGMILAYNSGLKHTFLGPWAMGSCRGLNMLLGMAAASSAGFPAAWIAAGAFALFVAGVTWISRSEAWGGERRNLVIGLGIQVLALVILGVVAAAFGAVGPFAVVGILLLVLVLAKVVQVGRIAIREASPAVIQQAVKTGVLSLVWLDVALVAAACGPAALAVAAIWPPAYLLARRLYAT; encoded by the coding sequence ATGAGCCGCCTTCGATCCACTCTCCAGCTCGTCCGGCTCCCCAACGTCCTGACCGCCGCCGCCGACAGCCTCGCCGGCTGGCTGATCGTCGGTGGAAGTCTGGGGGACGTGGCCCGCTGGCTGCCGCTGGCGCTGGCCTCGATGGGCCTCTACGCCGCGGGGATGGCTCTGAATGACTGGTTCGACCTGGAGGTCGACCGCCTGGAACGGCCCAACCGCCCCCTCCCCTCGGGCCGGGTCCCCGTCGGTCTGGCCGCGGCGATCGGCTGGGGAGGGTTGGCCCTGGGAATCGCGCTGGCGGCCCTGGGAGGCCAGCGGACGTTCGGCGTGGCCTGCGCGCTCGCCGGGATGATCCTGGCCTATAACTCCGGCCTGAAGCATACGTTCCTGGGCCCCTGGGCGATGGGCTCTTGCCGGGGGCTGAACATGCTGCTGGGGATGGCCGCCGCGTCGTCGGCTGGATTTCCGGCGGCCTGGATCGCGGCGGGGGCGTTCGCCCTGTTCGTGGCCGGCGTGACGTGGATCAGCCGATCGGAGGCCTGGGGAGGCGAACGGCGCAACCTGGTGATCGGCCTGGGGATCCAGGTTCTCGCCCTGGTGATTCTCGGCGTCGTCGCCGCGGCGTTTGGAGCGGTCGGTCCGTTCGCGGTCGTCGGGATTTTGCTGCTGGTCCTGGTGCTGGCCAAAGTCGTCCAGGTGGGGCGGATCGCCATCCGCGAAGCGTCCCCGGCGGTGATCCAGCAGGCCGTGAAGACGGGCGTGCTGTCGCTGGTCTGGCTGGACGTGGCGCTCGTCGCCGCGGCCTGCGGGCCGGCCGCCCTGGCGGTCGCGGCGATCTGGCCGCCGGCCTATCTCTTGGCGCGTCGACTGTACGCCACCTGA
- a CDS encoding sugar phosphate isomerase/epimerase family protein, with translation MLLGYNTNGLAHHRLSDALRLMADEGFKSAAITLDAAALDPYEEPATLARQTTAIRDLLDSLGLERVVETGARFLLNPRMKHDPTLMDPDPVKRALRVDFLRRAIDLAAALDAGAVSFWSGILRDGSSEEAAMDRLATALRPVIEHAEAKGVRLAFEPEPGMFIDTFDRFARLDERVSHPLFDLTVDVGHVHCNERGPVAEHINSWGPRIANVHIEDMVEGVHEHLMFGEGTMDFPPIIAALREVGYRGGLHVELSRHSHMGDEALRRSREFLAPLLRD, from the coding sequence ATGCTCCTGGGATACAACACCAACGGCCTGGCCCATCACCGGCTGTCCGACGCCCTCCGCCTCATGGCGGACGAAGGGTTCAAGAGCGCCGCGATCACCCTCGACGCCGCGGCGCTGGATCCTTATGAGGAGCCGGCGACTCTCGCCCGCCAGACGACGGCGATCCGCGACCTGCTCGACTCCCTGGGGCTGGAGCGGGTGGTGGAGACTGGCGCGAGGTTCCTGCTCAACCCCAGGATGAAGCACGACCCGACCCTGATGGACCCGGACCCGGTCAAACGAGCCCTACGGGTCGACTTCCTCCGTCGGGCGATCGACCTGGCCGCGGCCCTCGACGCCGGCGCGGTCTCGTTCTGGTCGGGAATCCTTCGCGACGGCTCGTCCGAGGAAGCGGCGATGGATCGGCTCGCCACGGCGCTCCGGCCCGTGATCGAGCACGCCGAGGCGAAGGGAGTCCGGCTCGCGTTCGAGCCCGAGCCGGGCATGTTCATCGACACGTTCGACCGCTTTGCCCGCCTTGACGAGCGCGTGTCGCACCCACTGTTCGACCTGACCGTCGACGTCGGGCACGTCCATTGCAATGAGCGCGGGCCCGTTGCCGAGCACATCAACTCGTGGGGCCCCCGGATCGCCAACGTCCATATCGAGGACATGGTCGAAGGCGTGCACGAGCACCTGATGTTCGGCGAGGGGACGATGGACTTTCCGCCGATCATCGCGGCGCTTCGCGAGGTCGGCTATCGCGGCGGCCTGCACGTCGAACTCAGCCGCCACAGCCATATGGGCGACGAGGCCCTCCGCCGCAGCCGAGAGTTCCTCGCCCCCCTGCTCCGCGACTGA
- a CDS encoding DUF1559 domain-containing protein, with protein sequence MRSSQSRRLGATSRGFTLIELLVVIAIIAVLIALLLPAVQAAREAARRAQCINNLKQIGLAMHNYESSAGCFPLGGFTYGPDGLQHYVQALAMLLPFMEQGTIGNSLNFNLRTAGDLSGINGGLSNWTGLITVVSAYICPDDFPITPYTKSESNNPYSQTSYFPSGGTWNTIAYYAGPNLWDQYPGNGAFDVRTSYKIGAFTDGTSNTILVGEVSRYKNDPDRVFNQWSRIAFFGSSIGANTTRPQGLAFQVPKINAQPKIGDGAFGGPPDSLPAGTTDDSDYKNWTLSPAYRDYGQWGFRSQHPGGANMLLADGSAKFLKETINNDIFRALGTRNLGEVVSADAY encoded by the coding sequence ATGCGCAGTTCCCAAAGCCGCCGGCTCGGCGCGACCAGCCGCGGTTTCACCTTGATCGAGCTGCTGGTGGTGATCGCGATCATCGCCGTTCTCATCGCCTTGCTTTTGCCCGCCGTGCAGGCCGCTCGCGAGGCCGCCCGTCGAGCTCAGTGCATCAACAATCTAAAACAGATTGGTTTGGCGATGCACAACTATGAAAGCTCCGCCGGCTGCTTCCCGTTGGGGGGCTTCACTTACGGCCCAGACGGCCTTCAGCACTACGTCCAGGCGCTCGCGATGCTGCTGCCGTTCATGGAACAGGGCACCATCGGCAACTCACTGAATTTCAACCTGCGAACCGCGGGCGACCTCAGCGGGATCAACGGCGGGCTGTCGAACTGGACCGGGCTGATCACCGTGGTCTCGGCGTACATCTGCCCGGACGACTTCCCGATCACGCCGTACACCAAGTCGGAAAGCAACAACCCGTACTCGCAGACGTCGTACTTCCCCTCCGGAGGGACCTGGAACACCATCGCCTACTACGCCGGCCCGAACCTCTGGGATCAGTATCCAGGCAATGGCGCGTTCGACGTGAGAACCAGCTACAAGATCGGCGCCTTCACGGACGGCACCAGCAACACGATCCTGGTCGGCGAGGTTTCCCGTTACAAGAACGACCCGGACCGCGTGTTCAACCAGTGGAGCCGGATCGCCTTCTTCGGGTCGAGCATCGGCGCGAACACGACGCGTCCCCAGGGCCTGGCCTTCCAGGTGCCGAAGATCAACGCCCAGCCCAAGATCGGCGACGGCGCCTTCGGCGGACCGCCGGATTCGCTCCCCGCCGGCACCACCGACGACTCCGACTACAAGAACTGGACCCTGAGCCCGGCCTACAGGGACTACGGCCAGTGGGGCTTCCGCAGCCAGCACCCGGGCGGCGCCAACATGCTGTTGGCCGACGGCAGCGCCAAGTTCCTCAAGGAAACCATCAACAACGACATCTTCCGTGCTCTCGGCACGCGGAACCTCGGGGAAGTGGTCTCCGCCGACGCTTATTGA
- a CDS encoding TatD family hydrolase — protein MNYIDPHIHMVSRTTDDYKRMALAGCVMVSEPAFWAGFDRSGVQGFRDYFRQLVDFEARRAAAYGIEHYCWLCINAKEAENVSLSREVIAMIPEFLDRPGVLGIGEIGLNKNTKNEATVFLDHLDLAARTGELVLVHTPHLADKYQGTRMILDMVKGDGRIPPERVCIDHVEEHTIRAALDAGHWVGMTLYPISKCTPARAADMVEAYGAERVMVNSAGDWGHSDPLAVPEFIFEMKRRGHDEALIRRLVFENPRNFFAQSRRFSPATATIS, from the coding sequence ATGAACTACATCGACCCGCACATCCACATGGTCTCTCGCACCACCGACGACTACAAACGGATGGCGCTCGCGGGGTGCGTGATGGTCTCCGAGCCGGCCTTCTGGGCCGGGTTCGACCGCTCAGGTGTGCAAGGCTTTCGCGACTACTTCCGGCAGCTCGTGGACTTCGAGGCCCGTCGCGCCGCGGCGTATGGGATCGAGCACTACTGCTGGCTTTGCATCAACGCCAAGGAGGCGGAGAACGTCAGCCTGTCGCGCGAGGTCATCGCGATGATCCCCGAGTTCCTCGACCGCCCCGGCGTGCTGGGGATCGGCGAGATCGGGCTCAACAAGAACACCAAGAACGAGGCGACCGTCTTCCTGGACCACCTCGACCTGGCCGCTCGGACGGGCGAGTTGGTCCTCGTGCACACCCCCCACCTGGCCGACAAGTACCAGGGGACCCGGATGATCCTGGACATGGTCAAGGGGGACGGTCGGATCCCTCCCGAGCGGGTCTGCATCGACCATGTGGAGGAGCACACGATCCGCGCGGCGCTCGACGCCGGGCACTGGGTGGGAATGACCCTCTACCCGATCTCCAAATGCACCCCCGCCCGCGCCGCCGACATGGTCGAAGCGTACGGCGCGGAGCGGGTGATGGTCAACTCGGCCGGCGACTGGGGGCACAGCGATCCGCTCGCCGTCCCCGAGTTCATCTTTGAGATGAAGCGGCGGGGACACGACGAGGCGCTCATCCGGCGGCTCGTCTTTGAAAACCCCCGGAATTTCTTCGCCCAGAGCCGGCGCTTTTCTCCCGCGACTGCGACTATCTCCTAA
- a CDS encoding class I SAM-dependent methyltransferase — translation MSFYATLRSTVRRVIPENIRRAADDPSSKLHSVLSPLKRLVQKLETHDSIYDRKYYEEAMGVYALRSAPIIAKSIHEVFHPSKVVDVGCGTGQLLAELKTYGIPGVGFEYSTAALEIAREKGVEVHSLNLRLPFSQLTKARADLVASTEVAEHLPESCADNYVDYLCSIADIVLMTAAPPGQGGEDHINEQPRSYWIEKFAARGFVYDDEISRKLCDEWLTTNIDKFYATNLMIYRKAAPTA, via the coding sequence ATGAGTTTTTATGCGACTCTCAGATCGACCGTGCGCCGCGTCATACCGGAAAATATCCGTCGAGCCGCAGACGACCCGAGCTCCAAGCTCCACAGCGTCCTCAGCCCTTTGAAGCGTCTCGTCCAGAAGCTCGAGACCCACGACTCCATCTACGATCGAAAGTATTACGAAGAGGCGATGGGAGTGTACGCACTCCGGTCGGCGCCGATTATCGCCAAATCGATCCACGAGGTCTTCCACCCTTCGAAGGTCGTCGACGTCGGCTGCGGCACCGGCCAGTTGCTGGCCGAGCTGAAGACTTATGGTATCCCCGGCGTCGGCTTTGAGTATTCGACGGCGGCTCTGGAGATCGCCCGCGAGAAGGGGGTGGAAGTCCACAGCCTGAATCTCAGGTTGCCGTTCTCCCAGCTCACGAAGGCCAGGGCGGACCTCGTCGCCTCCACCGAGGTCGCCGAGCACCTGCCGGAATCCTGCGCCGATAATTACGTCGACTACCTCTGTAGCATCGCCGATATCGTCCTGATGACCGCCGCCCCTCCGGGCCAGGGGGGGGAGGACCACATCAACGAGCAGCCGCGGTCTTACTGGATCGAGAAGTTCGCGGCCAGGGGCTTCGTCTACGACGACGAAATCAGCCGCAAACTCTGCGACGAGTGGCTCACCACCAATATCGATAAATTCTACGCCACGAACCTGATGATCTACCGCAAGGCTGCCCCGACCGCCTGA
- a CDS encoding glycosyltransferase codes for MTIPDLEPSFSQPRRIVLTALGSLGDLHPYIAIALGLRARGHEPVLATGETYRRKIEALGLEFRPLRPDSDELTDPNAMRRYMDSRRGTFRVLRNWILPAIRESYEDTLAAAEGADLLVAHPLAFTTRIVAEQRGLPWVSSHVSPVGFFSAVDPPVVPGFPGLAARLHGLGPWFWSPLSRLLWRVSLSWGRPIEQLRAEIGLPPSGDHPLVDGHSPGLALALFPQLFAPKQIDWPPQVVHTGFPFYDRDGQAGLPPELARFLDDGPPPIVFTLGVTSAMVAGSFFEDSLSAAKRLGRRAVLVVGKHHSPIHPTLSGAAIAVDYAPFSELFPRAAAVVHSGGIGTTGLAMRAGRPTLIVPHAHDQHDNAARAARLGIARVVVAQRYTAARAAVELHPLLDDPSFTHRASEVAQALRREDGVGTACDLLEGRIADH; via the coding sequence GTGACGATCCCGGATCTAGAGCCGTCGTTCTCGCAGCCCCGTCGCATCGTCCTCACCGCGCTCGGCTCGCTGGGAGACCTGCATCCGTACATCGCCATCGCGCTGGGGCTCAGGGCTCGCGGTCATGAGCCGGTCCTGGCGACGGGGGAGACCTATCGGCGGAAGATCGAGGCGCTCGGGTTGGAGTTCCGTCCGTTGCGACCGGACTCGGACGAGTTGACCGACCCCAACGCGATGCGCCGCTACATGGACTCCCGTCGGGGGACGTTCCGGGTGCTTCGGAACTGGATCCTGCCCGCGATTCGCGAGAGCTACGAGGATACGCTCGCGGCGGCGGAGGGGGCGGATCTCCTGGTCGCCCATCCGCTCGCATTCACCACGAGGATCGTGGCGGAGCAACGGGGGCTGCCCTGGGTCTCGTCGCACGTCTCGCCGGTCGGGTTCTTCTCGGCCGTCGATCCGCCAGTCGTTCCTGGTTTTCCCGGTCTCGCCGCGCGGCTGCACGGGCTTGGACCGTGGTTCTGGTCGCCGCTCAGCCGGTTGCTCTGGCGAGTGAGCCTTTCGTGGGGTCGGCCGATCGAGCAACTCCGCGCTGAGATTGGGCTCCCTCCTTCAGGCGACCATCCGCTGGTCGACGGTCATTCCCCGGGCCTCGCACTGGCCCTTTTCCCGCAACTCTTCGCCCCGAAGCAGATCGACTGGCCTCCGCAGGTCGTCCACACCGGCTTTCCGTTCTACGATCGGGACGGCCAGGCGGGGCTTCCTCCGGAACTAGCCCGCTTTCTTGACGACGGGCCGCCGCCGATCGTCTTCACGCTGGGAGTCACATCGGCGATGGTCGCGGGCTCGTTCTTCGAGGACAGCCTCTCGGCCGCGAAAAGGCTGGGCCGACGGGCCGTCCTGGTCGTCGGCAAACACCACTCGCCGATCCATCCGACGCTCTCGGGAGCGGCGATCGCCGTCGACTACGCGCCGTTCTCGGAACTGTTCCCGCGAGCCGCTGCGGTCGTTCATTCCGGCGGCATCGGCACGACGGGCCTGGCGATGCGTGCGGGGCGGCCGACGCTGATCGTCCCTCACGCCCACGACCAGCATGACAACGCCGCGCGGGCCGCTCGATTGGGGATCGCCCGCGTGGTCGTCGCGCAGCGATACACGGCGGCGCGGGCGGCGGTTGAACTGCATCCTCTCCTGGACGATCCCTCCTTCACGCATCGAGCCTCAGAGGTCGCTCAGGCCCTGCGTCGTGAAGACGGCGTCGGCACAGCCTGCGATCTCCTGGAAGGCCGGATCGCGGATCACTGA
- a CDS encoding PcfJ domain-containing protein: MSSDPARREFAKKAIDAAVRKVLSSCDSAVAELIWKVQSRSTLLCPACYVGREDAVDADHIVRGLVALAVYRDDWLRPLDSWSAAGRTAVGTFSSLAHHLLARYPVPAVLLSCWFRGDDATRRCQAWFRHVGQGGSLRTAGFPLALTKRAAHHFAHAPTVFSIEAALRWAQVRTFTNDDRLARQLARSRLGDEFEAPEFWDPFLRRLARRGPRLMTVQTWSLVEYLHAQRSVRPDFTVGTRSIETLLKETAAWRAEQAREEKRRIVRWDPSDIGGLQYTTSDGRAWSIRELLGSDELNAEGKAMRHCVGAYKRKCARRLTTIWSLALETPEGRRRRVTVEVDPETREIEQANAKFNAEPDAASHAVLVEWARREGLKIGSC, encoded by the coding sequence ATGTCGAGCGATCCCGCGCGCCGCGAGTTCGCCAAGAAGGCGATCGACGCGGCCGTCCGCAAGGTTCTCAGCTCATGCGACTCCGCGGTCGCCGAGCTGATCTGGAAGGTCCAGAGCCGTTCCACGCTGTTGTGCCCCGCCTGCTACGTCGGCCGCGAGGACGCCGTCGACGCCGACCACATCGTCCGGGGACTCGTCGCCCTCGCCGTGTATCGCGACGACTGGCTACGTCCTCTCGATTCGTGGAGCGCCGCGGGCCGGACGGCCGTGGGGACCTTCTCATCGTTGGCGCATCACCTGCTGGCCCGCTACCCCGTCCCGGCCGTGCTGCTCTCATGCTGGTTCCGGGGTGACGACGCGACCCGCCGATGCCAGGCCTGGTTCCGCCACGTCGGTCAGGGAGGAAGCCTGCGCACGGCCGGCTTCCCGCTCGCTCTCACGAAGCGGGCGGCGCACCACTTCGCGCACGCCCCAACGGTCTTTTCGATCGAAGCCGCGCTGAGGTGGGCTCAGGTCCGCACCTTCACCAACGACGATCGGCTCGCACGCCAACTGGCCCGGAGTCGACTTGGAGACGAGTTCGAGGCCCCCGAGTTCTGGGACCCTTTCCTCCGCCGCCTCGCCAGGCGAGGACCACGGCTCATGACGGTTCAAACGTGGTCCCTGGTCGAGTACCTCCACGCGCAGCGGTCCGTGCGGCCGGACTTCACGGTCGGAACGCGGTCGATCGAGACGCTCCTGAAGGAGACCGCCGCCTGGAGGGCGGAACAGGCTCGCGAGGAGAAGCGGCGGATCGTCCGGTGGGACCCGTCCGATATCGGAGGCTTGCAGTACACGACGAGCGACGGCCGAGCCTGGTCGATCCGGGAGCTGCTCGGCAGCGATGAGTTGAACGCGGAAGGCAAGGCGATGCGGCACTGCGTCGGGGCGTACAAGCGGAAATGCGCGAGGCGGCTTACGACGATCTGGTCGCTCGCCCTGGAGACCCCTGAAGGAAGGCGTCGACGCGTCACCGTGGAGGTTGACCCGGAGACCCGTGAAATCGAACAGGCGAATGCCAAGTTCAACGCCGAGCCCGACGCGGCCTCGCACGCCGTGCTCGTCGAATGGGCTCGTCGGGAGGGGCTGAAGATCGGGTCGTGCTGA
- a CDS encoding DUF3024 domain-containing protein, with the protein MAKPRKSQRQWVYTPGKDPATKPTSAIRAEADRKAKELIDSTLTPKFVRPAPDDPNFNYVIGLSTKWRGRFFYLTATYASPGPNAISPTFEYNFARLEHTADHRFNLAFVRHTGEWHNLLTGATLDECLASVRDDPWFQP; encoded by the coding sequence ATGGCGAAGCCTCGAAAGTCGCAGCGGCAATGGGTTTATACCCCGGGGAAAGACCCGGCGACAAAGCCGACTTCCGCGATCCGGGCCGAGGCCGATCGGAAAGCGAAGGAGTTGATCGACAGCACTCTTACGCCGAAATTCGTCAGGCCCGCTCCCGACGACCCGAATTTCAACTACGTGATCGGGCTCTCGACCAAATGGCGAGGCCGATTCTTCTACCTGACCGCCACCTATGCATCGCCGGGGCCGAACGCGATCTCGCCGACGTTCGAGTACAACTTCGCCCGGCTGGAACACACGGCCGACCATCGATTCAACCTCGCCTTCGTTCGACACACGGGCGAATGGCACAACCTGCTGACGGGAGCAACCCTCGACGAGTGTCTCGCCTCGGTTCGGGACGATCCGTGGTTCCAGCCTTGA